The following are encoded in a window of Maylandia zebra isolate NMK-2024a linkage group LG5, Mzebra_GT3a, whole genome shotgun sequence genomic DNA:
- the rad54l2 gene encoding helicase ARIP4 isoform X3: MSEEAISESDLEASLNSEEEYLENEEEEDNEDMEEDEDENDGDDEDDSVDRPASAQSRTETGQDDRDSTSATSGEPSSEPPSQPASRPSSRAPSRPASRSPTSPENSSKSGPPSSKTKKQKASKLNKSSKSLKGSKPSKPSKPAHMRKNIRKLLKEDQLEAGTKAAQQEEMERRKRLEQQRKDFPTPAPAVPDSQLVETASILGEVSHLVPGLLSKQDVICLDSSGEEDEKAEPTLPGLPIRDDVIELSSGDEDALQISSESADEDPDGAHGTEESSGAHINDDLNLPDVQGRVLVNINHPAEEKDIFLAPQLARAVKPHQIGGIRFLYDNLIESLERYNTSSGFGCILAHSMGLGKTLQVISFIDILLRNTEAHTVLAIVPVNTLQNWLTEFNLWLPPQEALPPDTNPTFVTGRTFKVHILNDEHKTTLARAKVVEEWSRDGGVLLMGYEMYRLLSMKKSFVMGKKRKSKKPAGPIIIDLDEEDRQQELMKSIEKAIARPGPDVVICDEGHRIKNYHASTSQALKNIRSRRRVVLTGYPLQNNLIEYWCMVDFVRPDFLGTRQEFSNMFERPILNGQCVDSTPQDVRLMRYRSHVLHSLLEGFVQRRGHDVLRDQLPTKEEHVILVRLSPIQRALYTEFMKRFREAGNTGWLGLNPLKAFCVCCKIWNHPDVLYEALQKENQANEQDLDLDDITSASNPRCPAPGAGLKSKVADSSNSKVNSTLPPLNSSQDRANQVITYEWAKDIMSNYQTGVLENSAKMVLLFHLIDESVRRRDKILVFSQSLSTLTVIEDFLSKRPMPQGIASTDGQSQNWVRNLNYYRLDGSTSASERERLINQFNDPENSSTRVFLLSTRAGCLGVNLIGANRVVVFDASWNPCHDAQAVCRVYRYGQRKPCHIYRLVCDFTLEKKIYDRQVSKQGMSDRVVDDLNPVLNFTRKEVESLLHFVEEEPEAEKILLESLAVYEPVISQACQLYPRLISKLPFHHESLLVDRKESKLTKAEKRAAKKSYEDEKRASVPYSRPSYAPYYPTSDYPLTNIPAFTQRGWRPMTRPDDKPVASVRPIQSTPIPMMPRQVGMGMVGSSGSLPVNFLQKAGVYVQRIVTTTDIVIPGANSSTDVQARISAGESIHVIRGSKAGTYIRTNDGRIFAIRSGKISRPVAGGSAASRDTQGSGIRPVSNGCSSPVDQNQRSPNDEQRPSSPLGTEILRELSHYTSSTGDAAAAGAGNDLASPSDMSSVPSGDGNASQNFQARDLSRLGDDLLSSSLEMRGTKRKSTESQGNAQMGDKCTSAAAHFPALSGGLSFPPVGLNSSLLGNLGHMSHPLLMAGSGGSSFLQTPGQTLADLQTIFPSAGTDLLRQPATGNGHLPTPSSSSLSTIFSSASTTIPMSSTSSATTSSSLPSGSLPRYLMNPNMAGLLSPRFPLTFSQPLLSEPRLFSTPLLSGSGGFSAPNSSSATSSFLSHFNNPTSSLLGAALTQPDRHQSTENGGDSSDDDVIEVTGQ, encoded by the exons ATGTCTGAAGAGGCAATTTCAGAAAGTGACCTGGAGGCCAGCCTTAACAGTGAAGAGGAGTATTTagaaaatgaggaagaggaagacaatgaagacatggaggaagatgaggatgaAAATGATGGAGATGATGAAGACGACAGTGTTG ATCGACCTGCGAGTGCCCAGAGCCGGACAGAAACGGGTCAGGATGACAGGGACTCCACCTCAGCTACCTCCGGAGAGCCTTCTTCCGAGCCTCCATCTCAGCCTGCATCCCGCCCATCCTCCAGGGCCCCTTCCAGACCTGCCTCTCGTTCTCCAACAAGCCCAGAGAACTCGAGCAAGAGTGGGCCGCCTTccagcaaaacaaagaaacagaaagcctCTAAACTGAACAAATCCTCAAAGTCTCTGAAAGGCTCCAAACCTTCAAAGCCATCTAAGCCTGCACACATGAGGAAGAATATCAG AAAGCTGCTGAAAGAGGATCAGCTAGAGGCTGGAACCAAGGCTGCTCAGCAGGAAGAGATGGAGAGGCGGAAACGtctggagcagcagaggaaggaCTTTCCTACACCAGCTCCAGCTGTCCCTGACTCTCAACTAG TGGAGACTGCTTCAATTTTAGGAGAAGTGTCTCACTTAGTCCCTGGTCTCCTGAGCAAGCAGGATGTGATCTGTCTGGACAGCAGTGGTGAAGAAGATGAAAAAGCGGAGCCAACGTTGCCCGGACTTCCCATTAGAGATG ATGTAATTGAGCTCAGTTCTGGGGACGAAGACGCCCTGCAGATAAGCAGTGAGTCGGCTGATGAAGATCCTGATGGTGCCCATGGGACAGAGGAGAGCAGTGGAGCACACATCAACGATGATCTGAACCTGCCTGATGTTCAAGGTCGAGTGCTGGTTAATATCAATCAccctgcagaggagaaagaCATTTTCCTGGCCCCACAGCTGGCCAGGGCTGTCAAACCTCATCAG ATCGGGGGAATCCGGTTTCTCTATGATAACCTCATTGAGTCTCTGGAGCGCTATAATACCAGCAGTGGCTTTGGCTGCATCCTTGCTCACAGCATGGGGCTGGGCAAAACATTGCAAGTCATTTCCTTTATTGACATCCTGCTGAGGAACACTGAGGCCCACACTGTGCTTGCTATTGTCCCT GTGAACACACTTCAGAACTGGCTAACAGAGTTTAATCTCTGGCTCCCACCTCAAGAAGCCCTCCCCCCTGACACCAACCCCACATTCGTCACTGGCCGCACATTCAAAGTTCACATTCTCAATGATGAGCACAA AACAACACTGGCCAGGGCCAAGGTTGTGGAGGAGTGGTCTAGAGATGGAGGTGTGTTGCTCATGGGTTATGAAATGTACCGGCTGCTGTCCATGAAGAAGAGCTTTGTGATGGGCAAGAAGAGGAAATCAAAGAAGCCTGCCGGACCAATCATCATTGACCTGGATGAAGAAGACAGACAGCAAGAGCTCATGAAAA GTATTGAGAAGGCCATAGCACGGCCCGGCCCAGACGTAGTGATCTGTGATGAGGGCCATCGCATTAAGAACTACCACGCCAGCACATCCCAAGCCCTAAAGAACATCCGGTCCAGACGCAGGGTAGTTCTGACAGGTTACCCCTTGCAGAACAACCTTATCGAATACTGGTGCATGGTGGACTTTGTCAGACCTGACTTTTTAGGCACACGCCAGGAGTTCAGCAACATGTTTGAGCGTCCAATCCTAAATGGTCAGTGTGTGGACAGCACTCCTCAAGATGTTCGCTTGATGCGCTACCGTAGTCACGTGTTGCATAGCCTGTTGGAGGGCTTTGTCCAGCG aCGAGGTCACGATGTGTTGCGAGACCAGCTTCCCACGAAGGAGGAGCATGTGATCCTGGTACGGCTCTCCCCCATTCAGAGGGCACTCTATACAGAGTTTATGAAACGCTTTCGAGAAGCAGGGAACACAGGCTGGCTCGGCCTCAATCCACTCAAAGCTTTCTGTGTTTGCTGCAAG ATCTGGAATCACCCAGACGTCCTCTATGAAGCCCTGCAGAAAGAGAATCAGGCCAACGAGCAGGACCTGGACCTCGATGACATCACTTCAGCTAGCAACCCTCGCTGCCCTGCACCCGGTGCTGGCCTCAAATCCAAAGTAGCAGACTCAAGCAACAGTAAAGTCAACAGCACTCTGCCACCACTCAATTCCTCTCAGGACAGAGCCAATCAAGTCATCACATATGAATGG GCAAAGGACATAATGTCCAACTATCAGACAGGAGTTCTGGAGAACTCTGCCAAGATGGTTCTGCTCTTCCATTTGATTGATGAGAGTGTGAGGAGAAGAGACAAGATTTTGGTCTTTAG CCAAAGCTTGTCCACCTTGACGGTCATTGAAGACTTCTTATCAAAGAGACCCATGCCGCAGGGCATTGCCTCCACTGATGGCCAGAGCCAGAACTGGGTTCGCAACCTCAATTACTACA gacTGGATGGAAGTACATCTGCCTCAGAAAGGGAGCGGCTTATTAATCAGTTTAATGATCCAGAAAACAGCTCAACACGGGTCTTCCTGCTTTCTACCAG AGCGGGCTGTTTGGGGGTAAATTTGATTGGCGCAAATCGCGTCGTCGTGTTTGATGCATCGTGGAACCCCTGTCACGATGCCCAGGCTGTGTGTAGGGTTTACCGATATGGTCAGAGAAAGCCCTGCCACATTTACCGCCTCGTCTGTGACTTTACCTTGGAGAAAAAGATCTACGACAGACAAGTCTCCAAACAGGGCATGTCGG ACCGTGTGGTTGATGACCTGAACCCAGTGCTTAACTTTACTCGTAAGGAGGTGGAGTCGCTGCTGCACTTCGTTGAGGAGGAGCCTGAAGCTGAGAAAATCCTTCTAGAATCCCTGGCAGTATATGAGCCAGTGATATCTCAAGCTTGTCAGCTTTATCCACGTCTCATCTCCAAG CTACCTTTCCACCACGAGTCTCTGCTGGTGGACCGGAAAGAGTCGAAATTGACCAAAGCAGAGAAGAGAGCTGCTAAGAAGAGCTACGAGGATGAGAAACGAGCCTCTGTACCTTATTCCCGTCCATCATATGCCCCCTATTACCCAACCAGTGATTATCCGCTCACAAACATACCAGCATTTACCCAGCGTGGATG GCGTCCCATGACACGGCCAGATGACAAGCCCGTGGCAAGTGTCAGGCCAATTCAGTCAACACCAATACCCATGATGCCTCGCCAGGTCGGCATGGGCATGGTTGGCTCTTCCGGCAGTCTCCCTGTCAACTTTCTCCAGAAAGCCGGTGTTTACGTGCAGAGGATTGTCACCACAACAG ATATAGTGATCCCAGGAGCCAACAGCTCAACAGATGTTCAAGCTCGAATCAGCGCAGGAGAGAGCATCCATGTTATCAGAGGATCTAAAG CAGGTACCTACATCAGAACAAACGATGGACGAATATTTGCCATTCGATCTGGAAAGATCAGTCGACCTGTAGCCGGGGGTTCTGCTGCTTCAAGAG ACACCCAGGGTTCGGGGATCCGACCAGTCAGTAATGGCTGTTCTTCCCCTGTGGATCAAAACCAACGTTCCCCCAACGACGAGCAGCGACCCTCTTCTCCCTTAGGCACGGAGATCCTCAGAGAGCTCAGCCATTACACCTCATCCACAGGcgacgctgctgctgctggagcagGGAACGATTTGGCGTCGCCGTCAGACATGTCATCTGTGCCGTCGGGAGATGGAAATGCTTCACAAAACTTTCAGGCCCGCGATCTCAGTAGGCTCGGTGACGACCTTCTGAGTTCATCTTTAGAGATGCGAGGCACCAAACGCAAGAGTACTGAAAGTCAGGGAAACGCACAAATGGGAGACAAATGTACTTCTGCTGCAGCTCATTTCCCTGCGCTTTCAGGTGGGCTCAGTTTTCCTCCAGTGGGTCTGAACTCATCCCTACTTGGGAACCTTGGTCACATGAGTCACCCACTTCTAATGGCTGGTAGTGGTGGATCATCATTCCTACAAACACCAGGACAAACACTGGCTGACCTACAGACCATATTTCCCTCTGCAGGCACAGACCTACTGAGACAACCTGCCACAGGGAACGGGCACCTTCccaccccctcctcttcctctctgtccACTATTTTCTCCTCTGCCTCTACGACCATTCCTATGTCATCTACATCCTCAGCAACAACTTCTTCCTCCCTACCATCTGGTTCTCTGCCTCGGTACTTGATGAACCCCAACATGGCTGGCCTGCTTTCACCAAGGTTCCCCCTCACCTTCAGTCAGCCATTGCTCTCTGAGCCGAGGTTGTTCTCCACGCCTCTTCTCTCAGGGTCAGGGGGGTTTTCTGCACCCAACTCCAGCTCGGCTACATCCAGCTTCCTGTCCCACTTCAACAATCCCACTTCCAGCCTGTTGGGGGCAGCTCTGACCCAACCAGACAGACATCAAAGTACAGAGAACGGCGGTGACAGTTCAGATGATGATGTTATTGAGGTGACAGGACAGTAA